The following proteins are encoded in a genomic region of Candidatus Abyssobacteria bacterium SURF_5:
- a CDS encoding rubrerythrin family protein, translating to MLTEKNLKEAFSGESQANRKYIAFAKRAEEEGYSQIARLFRAAAEAETVHALAHLRVMKGIEDTASNLKAAIEGEGFEFKEMYPKFLEDARKEKESAAAMSFSNALAVEEIHHRLYKKALETLQAGKDLAASSIFVCSVCGNTVNGEPPDRCPVCNSPKKMFFEVK from the coding sequence ATGCTTACCGAGAAGAACCTGAAGGAAGCCTTTTCTGGAGAGAGCCAGGCGAACCGGAAATACATAGCATTTGCCAAGCGCGCTGAGGAAGAGGGCTATTCGCAGATTGCCAGGCTGTTTCGAGCGGCAGCCGAAGCCGAGACGGTCCACGCGTTGGCGCACCTTCGCGTGATGAAGGGAATAGAGGATACCGCCTCCAATCTCAAGGCGGCGATCGAAGGGGAGGGATTCGAATTCAAGGAGATGTATCCAAAGTTTCTCGAGGACGCACGAAAAGAGAAGGAGTCGGCCGCTGCAATGTCGTTCAGCAATGCGTTGGCCGTTGAGGAAATCCATCATCGCTTATACAAGAAGGCGCTCGAGACATTACAAGCGGGGAAGGATTTGGCGGCTTCGTCAATATTTGTTTGCAGCGTGTGTGGAAATACGGTAAACGGAGAACCTCCGGACCGGTGCCCGGTTTGCAACTCTCCCAAGAAGATGTTTTTTGAGGTGAAGTAG